One genomic segment of Esox lucius isolate fEsoLuc1 chromosome 15, fEsoLuc1.pri, whole genome shotgun sequence includes these proteins:
- the cep170b gene encoding centrosomal protein of 170 kDa protein B isoform X4, with protein MRDAKKALSRGSKMSVTSWFLVSSSGTRHRLPPEMIFVGREECELMLQSRSVDKQHAVVNYDPSTDEHMVKDLGSLNGTFVNDLRIPDQTYITLKLSDVIRFGYDSHVYILERSQHKVPEEALKHEKYTSQLQMSMKALEARKREKERLHAERTKDSFRTKQEKPENKALLSTVMAEAPVSRPTPLYGQPSWWGDDDAELRAAQRPDDDHAEAGKDVFRQEVTGPLSDSKSRSIFSYRKEPSYFEIPTKESQPQTLNEDPTKDSDPREVPALPTTTLTPTPPVVQSHASFTIEFDECMPGKMKIKDHVTKFSFRQPRKLPGKEAAMTTPTEVMSAENKVADWLVQSDMNRRRSRTEDMYGDLPDHNRTSACHRHENDSNPGDPVVNGRQVLQSEPPMGPHTSLPPELSPSIPFTPPESSEPLSSSPPESRSPVQSQGKADLKQAFVIEFFDDSPRRIRSQSFNTVPPDSPDLKHKLEKISGPGTPTQQYTVPLKDSGSGPLRAGSLRREKTEDRISTGFSSRSASVTPRPFRSVGRRSKLAQDFKTEFLRVSGQESKPSMNTTWERSSSGSPTASPPPTVVAAVSQQTPPSPPPPPVPYLAQTSSPVHQTVALKAPVMPVALPPHEPPPPTEVGTPKGLGNEEDDTLSEAGTYTIETEVQDKEVEEARSKINQVFGVEGPEEPSQTTAAAYKPIKAQDREEHRQSSSVDLRPAPGQGLSLVQVPGGSKWVSRWASLADSYTDSSLASHFYNIPSQMELSEVGGRVAHQEKLSRNINPVDVECRGSRTRRILPQAPSMEKNDASAPTNPVHQDRYSTYDLRERSSRAPHPDKDHLKLAVQNDLDPDSLSESDDCSVVEHRKTPTPERTDGSSTRSREDERPSFAAKSTSFYIGSEETVSKPGRTSVPNTPKAERKQPPSSKTPQFSTATLTKQWVGPDSQKAVKPNSSVPNLECQVKVIPQPKELSVSLVRQESFTKDRPSDAAQVTKLPHISSQPLMSYTEPAEAFQAVDSHDTHSYLQETADALSALEAKLQAQPPDGAAPPIHDSLSGESDMDSASTASQRSNRITPATGFKKPSVTSGLQRERSSVQEPSRQPSTRSSTSEKPQFQGSGSNRELGRRLGIRRSVGKPGPVDLGDDLQSSSSPRWPDTASSDQELSRPAADKNTVQKEDPSKSSRVAQALSRSNSMSAPRPTRASMLRRARLGDASDTEATEPDRTSQNSQEANGTARASQDSKKQLSRLDMLAMPRKRTSSFTTPSDTESPAPRTGFSNRSTESSGGSGRKASTAVPISKPALGRDPTKPIPRGHSSSLKYTSSTATSRSQPLIPLRPKPRPRDSDQESHEGDAYQSWSSHSAEIARLSQDLAKDLAILAREIHDVAGDADPQSSNGVEANSSTKTTQEELVHSVPEAGVNFQRVHNGSATGRPPDQMMNNQEHKSMHGGWNQEEDSVDGLMLTPLSQISLAIRENTEQLAEKIKVLFHNKADIWEEIEAKLSADNDMPILKSSNKEISSILKELRRVQKQLEVINTIIEPSVYLETPEACTPRAPSSAGVKPSRAPSRNWSSSSSQRGGGPPASSRPSESIKRLAMSSETESYVV; from the exons ATGAGG GATGCCAAGAAGGCTCTGAGTAGGGGCTCCAAGATGAGTGTGACATCATGGTTTCTGGTCAGCAGCTCGGGCACGCGACACCGTTTGCCACCAGAGATGATCTTTGTGGGCCGGGAGGAGTGTGAGCTTATGCTGCAG TCACGCAGTGTGGACAAGCAGCATGCTGTTGTCAACTACGACCCTTCCACAGACGAGCACATGGTGAAGGACCTGGGCAGCCTGAATGGG ACCTTTGTGAATGATCTGAGAATCCCAGACCAGACGTACATCACACTGAAGCTCTCCGACGTCATCCGCTTTGGATACG ATTCTCATGTGTATATCCTGGAGAGGAGTCAACACAAGGTACCAGAGGAGGCTCTCAAA CATGAGAAGTACACCAGCCAGCTTCAGATGAGCATGAAGGCCCTGGAGGCCAGgaaaagggagaaggagaggctgCATGCTGAGAGGACCAAAGACTCATTCCGCACCAAGCAGGAGAAACCCGAGAATAAAGCACTCCTGTCTACAG TGATGGCTGAGGCTCCAGTGTCCAGGCCTACTCCTCTGTATGGACAGCCGTCGTGGTGGGGGGATGACGATGCTGAGCTCAGAGCAGCGCAGCGGCCAGATGACGACCATGCAG AGGCCGGTAAAGACGTCTTTCGACAGGAGGTGACTGGGCCGCTGTCGGACAGTAAGTCCAGGTCCATCTTCTCGTACCGCAAGGAGCCCAGCTACTTCGAGATCCCCACCAAGGAGTCCCAGCCACAGACACTCAACGAGGATCCCACTAAGGACTCTGACCCCCGTGAGGTCCCGGCCTTGCCCACCACCACCCTGACCCCCACTCCCCCTGTGGTGCAGAGCCACGCCTCCTTCACCATCGAGTTTGATGAATGCATGCCGGGCAAGATGAAAATCAAGGACCACGTCACCAAGTTCTCCTTCCGCCAGCCACGCAAGCTCCCCGGCAAGGAGGCGGCCATGACGACGCCCACCGAGGTGATGTCGGCAGAGAACAAGGTGGCTGATTGGCTGGTCCAGAGTGACATGAACCGGAGGAGATCTCGGACAGAAGACATGTACGGTGACCTGCCCGACCACAACAGGACTTCCGCAT GCCACCGCCATGAGAATGACAGCAACCCAGGGGACCCTGTTGTGAACGGGAGGCAGGTTTTACAGTCAGAGCCACCGATGGGGCCGCACACGTCGCTACCACCCGAGCTGTCCCCCTCTATACCCTTCACCCCGCCTGAGTCCTCAGAGCCTCTGTCCAGCTCCCCTCCAGAGTCTCGCTCCCCTGTCCAGAGCCAGGGCAAAGCAGACCTCAAGCAGGCTTTCGTCATTGAGTTCTTTGATGACAGTCCACGCAGGATCCGTTCGCAGTCCTTCAACACGGTTCCGCCTGACAGCCCGGACCTCAAGCACAAGCTGGAGAAGATATCAGGCCCTGGCACCCCCACTCAGCAATACACCGTTCCACTGAAGGATTCTGGTTCCGGCCCCCTGAGGGCCGGCTCCCTGAGGAGGGAGAAGACCGAGGATCGGATCAGTACCGGCTTCTCTTCGCGCTCTGCCTCCGTAACTCCCAGACCGTTTCGGAGTGTTGGCCGCAGGTCCAAACTGGCCCAGGATTTCAAGACTGAGTTCCTGAGAGTGTCCGGACAGGAGTCTAAACCGAGCATGAACACGACCTGGGAGAGGTCTTCCTCTGGGTCTCCGACGGCTAGCCCGCCTCCAACAGTGGTGGCGGCTGTTTCCCAGCAGACTCCACCaagcccccctcctccccctgtcccGTACTTGGCTCAGACCTCATCCCCTGTCCACCAAACTGTGGCCCTGAAAGCCCCTGTGATGCCGGTTGCCCTGCCCCCACATGAGCCCCCGCCCCCCACGGAGGTCGGAACCCCGAAAGGCCTGGGGAATGAGGAGGACGATACCCTGAGTGAAGCCGGCACTTACACAATTGAGACAGAGGTCCAGGataaggaggtggaggaggcgCGTAGCAAGATCAACCAG GTGTTTGGTGTTGAGGGCCCAGAGGAGCCCAGCCAGACTACTGCTGCAGCATATAAACCTATTAAGGCTCAGGACAGGGAGGAGCATAGACAGAGTAGCTCTGTGGATCTAAGACCAGCCCCAGGCCAGGGGCTGAGTCTGGTACAG GTGCCTGGGGGATCGAAGTGGGTTTCTCGTTGGGCCAGCCTGGCAGACAGTTACACGGACTCGTCCCTCGCTTCACACTTCTATAATATCCCCTCACAGATGGAGCTGTCCGAAG TCGGTGGGAGGGTGGCCCACCAGGAGAAACTCAGTCGGAACATCAACCCTGTGGACGTGGAGTGCCGGGGTTCCAGAACACGGCGGATTCTGCCCCAGGCGCCGTCAATGGAGAAGAACGATGCTTCTGCTCCCACCAATCCTGTCCATCAGGACAGATATTCGACCTATGATCTCAGAGAGAGGAGTTCCAGAGCCCCGCACCCAGACAAGGACCACCTCAAGCTGGCTGTCCAGAATGATCTGGATCCGGACAGTCTGAGTGAGTCGGATGATTGCTCCGTTGTGGAGCATAGGAAGACGCCCACACCGGAGAGAACCGACGGCAGTTCCACTCGGAGCAGAGAAGACGAGAGGCCAAGTTTTGCAGCCAAATCGACATCATTTTACATCGGCTCTGAGGAGACCGTTTCCAAACCGGGGCGGACATCCGTTCCCAATACACCCAAGGCTGAGAGAAAACAACCACCGTCTTCCAAGACGCCACAGTTCTCCACAGCCACCCTCACCAAACAATGGGTTGGACCCGACTCACAGAAGGCAGTCAAGCCCAACTCATCTGTTCCCAACCTGGAATGCCAGGTCAAAGTTATCCCTCAGCCCAAGGAGCTCTCAGTGTCTCTGGTCCGGCAGGAGAGCTTCACTAAGGACCGTCCCAGTGATGCTGCCCAGGTCACCAAACTCCCCCACATCTCAAGCCAGCCTCTTATGAGTTACACAGAACCTGCTGAGGCCTTCCAGGCTGTCGACAGTCACGACACCCACTCTTACCTCCAGGAGACCGCGGATGCTCTGTCTGCCCTGGAGGCCAAACTCCAGGCCCAGCCGCCTGACGGCGCTGCTCCACCCATCCACGACTCCCTGTCGGGCGAGTCCGACATGGACTCCGCCAGCACCGCCAGCCAACGCAGCAATCGGATTACTCCAGCGACTGGGTTCAAGAAGCCCTCTGTTACCAGTGGCCTTCAGAGGGAGAGATCCTCTGTCCAGGAGCCCAGTCGCCAGCCTTCAACCCGCTCTTCCACGTCAGAGAAGCCGCAGTTCCAGGGGTCAGGCAGTAACCGTGAGCTAGGCAGGAGGCTGGGGATAAGACGCTCTGTTGGTAAACCTGGCCCCGTGGACCTGGGTGACGACCTCCAGAGTTCCAGCTCGCCCAGGTGGCCCGACACTGCCTCCTCGGACCAGGAGCTCTCCCGACCCGCCGCGGACAAAAATACAGTGCAGAAAGAAGATCCCTCAAAGTCTTCCAGAGTGGCCCAGGCCCTGAGCCGCTCCAACAGTATGTCTGCCCCACGCCCCACCAGGGCCTCCATGCTCCGCCGGGCCCGCCTAGGAGATGCATCCGACACTGAGGCCACGGAGCCGGACAGGACCTCCCAGAACTCCCAGGAAGCCAATGGGACCGCTAGGGCCAGCCAAGACAGTAAAAAGCAGCTTTCCAGGCTGGACATGCTAGCTATGCCCCGGAAGAGGACCAGCTCCTTCACCACTCCCAGTGATACAGAGTCCCCCGCCCCCCGGACCGGCTTCTCCAACCGTAGCACAGAGTCCAGCGGCGGCTCTGGTCGTAAGGCCTCCACGGCCGTGCCGATCTCCAAGCCTGCGCTGGGCAGGGATCCCACGAAGCCCATCCCCCGGGGCCACTCCAGCAGTCTGAAATACACCAGCAGCACAGCCA cCTCCCGCTCCCAGCCCCTCATCCCCCTCCGCCCCAAACCCCGCCCCCGAGATTCAGACCAGGAGAGCCACGAAGGAGATGCCTACCAGAGCTGGTCCTCCCACAGTGCAGAGATAGCGAG ACTAAGTCAAGACCTGGCTAAAGATCTGGCCATCCTTGCCAGGGAGATCCATGATGTGGCTGGTGATGCTGATCCTCAGAGCTCCAATGGAGTGGAGGCCAACTCCTCTACCAAGACAACCCAGGAGGAG TTGGTCCATTCAGTCCCTGAGGCTGGTGTGAACTTCCAGAGAGTCCATAATGGGTCAGCTACAGGCAGGCCCCCTGACCAGATGATGAATAACCAGGAACACAAATCTATGCACGGAGGTTGGAACCAGGAAGAG GATTCTGTGGATGGTCTGATGTTGACTCCCCTATCCCAGATCTCTCTGGCTATTAGAGAAAACACAGAGCAACTAGCAGAGAAAATAAA GGTGCTATTCCATAACAAAGCAGACATTTGGGAGGAGATTGAAGCAAAGCTCAGTGCTGACAACGACATGCCCATCCTGAAAAGCTCAAACAAG GAAATCTCGTCTATTCTGAAAGAGCTCAGACGAGTTCAGAAACAACTTGAGG TCATCAACACTATAATTGAACCAAGTGTGTACCTTGAAACACCCGAAGCCTGCACTCCTAGGGCCCCCTCCTCAGCCGGGGTGAAGCCATCCAGGGCCCCGTCAAGAAACTGGAGTTCCTCAAGTTCCCAACGGGGTGGTGGCCCCCCTGCCAGCTCCAGGCCCAGTGAGAGCATCAAGAGGCTGGCTATGTCCTCAGAAACAGAAAGCTATGTGGTCTGA
- the cep170b gene encoding centrosomal protein of 170 kDa protein B isoform X2, with protein sequence MSVTSWFLVSSSGTRHRLPPEMIFVGREECELMLQSRSVDKQHAVVNYDPSTDEHMVKDLGSLNGTFVNDLRIPDQTYITLKLSDVIRFGYDSHVYILERSQHKVPEEALKHEKYTSQLQMSMKALEARKREKERLHAERTKDSFRTKQEKPENKALLSTVMAEAPVSRPTPLYGQPSWWGDDDAELRAAQRPDDDHAEAGKDVFRQEVTGPLSDSKSRSIFSYRKEPSYFEIPTKESQPQTLNEDPTKDSDPREVPALPTTTLTPTPPVVQSHASFTIEFDECMPGKMKIKDHVTKFSFRQPRKLPGKEAAMTTPTEVMSAENKVADWLVQSDMNRRRSRTEDMYGDLPDHNRTSACHRHENDSNPGDPVVNGRQVLQSEPPMGPHTSLPPELSPSIPFTPPESSEPLSSSPPESRSPVQSQGKADLKQAFVIEFFDDSPRRIRSQSFNTVPPDSPDLKHKLEKISGPGTPTQQYTVPLKDSGSGPLRAGSLRREKTEDRISTGFSSRSASVTPRPFRSVGRRSKLAQDFKTEFLRVSGQESKPSMNTTWERSSSGSPTASPPPTVVAAVSQQTPPSPPPPPVPYLAQTSSPVHQTVALKAPVMPVALPPHEPPPPTEVGTPKGLGNEEDDTLSEAGTYTIETEVQDKEVEEARSKINQVFGVEGPEEPSQTTAAAYKPIKAQDREEHRQSSSVDLRPAPGQGLSLVQVPGGSKWVSRWASLADSYTDSSLASHFYNIPSQMELSEVGGRVAHQEKLSRNINPVDVECRGSRTRRILPQAPSMEKNDASAPTNPVHQDRYSTYDLRERSSRAPHPDKDHLKLAVQNDLDPDSLSESDDCSVVEHRKTPTPERTDGSSTRSREDERPSFAAKSTSFYIGSEETVSKPGRTSVPNTPKAERKQPPSSKTPQFSTATLTKQWVGPDSQKAVKPNSSVPNLECQVKVIPQPKELSVSLVRQESFTKDRPSDAAQVTKLPHISSQPLMSYTEPAEAFQAVDSHDTHSYLQETADALSALEAKLQAQPPDGAAPPIHDSLSGESDMDSASTASQRSNRITPATGFKKPSVTSGLQRERSSVQEPSRQPSTRSSTSEKPQFQGSGSNRELGRRLGIRRSVGKPGPVDLGDDLQSSSSPRWPDTASSDQELSRPAADKNTVQKEDPSKSSRVAQALSRSNSMSAPRPTRASMLRRARLGDASDTEATEPDRTSQNSQEANGTARASQDSKKQLSRLDMLAMPRKRTSSFTTPSDTESPAPRTGFSNRSTESSGGSGRKASTAVPISKPALGRDPTKPIPRGHSSSLKYTSSTASSRRRQKGSDYTSTSEEEYDSGNQTAPKHKRSHTPSASRSQPLIPLRPKPRPRDSDQESHEGDAYQSWSSHSAEIARLSQDLAKDLAILAREIHDVAGDADPQSSNGVEANSSTKTTQEELVHSVPEAGVNFQRVHNGSATGRPPDQMMNNQEHKSMHGGWNQEEDSVDGLMLTPLSQISLAIRENTEQLAEKIKVLFHNKADIWEEIEAKLSADNDMPILKSSNKEISSILKELRRVQKQLEVINTIIEPSVYLETPEACTPRAPSSAGVKPSRAPSRNWSSSSSQRGGGPPASSRPSESIKRLAMSSETESYVV encoded by the exons ATGAGTGTGACATCATGGTTTCTGGTCAGCAGCTCGGGCACGCGACACCGTTTGCCACCAGAGATGATCTTTGTGGGCCGGGAGGAGTGTGAGCTTATGCTGCAG TCACGCAGTGTGGACAAGCAGCATGCTGTTGTCAACTACGACCCTTCCACAGACGAGCACATGGTGAAGGACCTGGGCAGCCTGAATGGG ACCTTTGTGAATGATCTGAGAATCCCAGACCAGACGTACATCACACTGAAGCTCTCCGACGTCATCCGCTTTGGATACG ATTCTCATGTGTATATCCTGGAGAGGAGTCAACACAAGGTACCAGAGGAGGCTCTCAAA CATGAGAAGTACACCAGCCAGCTTCAGATGAGCATGAAGGCCCTGGAGGCCAGgaaaagggagaaggagaggctgCATGCTGAGAGGACCAAAGACTCATTCCGCACCAAGCAGGAGAAACCCGAGAATAAAGCACTCCTGTCTACAG TGATGGCTGAGGCTCCAGTGTCCAGGCCTACTCCTCTGTATGGACAGCCGTCGTGGTGGGGGGATGACGATGCTGAGCTCAGAGCAGCGCAGCGGCCAGATGACGACCATGCAG AGGCCGGTAAAGACGTCTTTCGACAGGAGGTGACTGGGCCGCTGTCGGACAGTAAGTCCAGGTCCATCTTCTCGTACCGCAAGGAGCCCAGCTACTTCGAGATCCCCACCAAGGAGTCCCAGCCACAGACACTCAACGAGGATCCCACTAAGGACTCTGACCCCCGTGAGGTCCCGGCCTTGCCCACCACCACCCTGACCCCCACTCCCCCTGTGGTGCAGAGCCACGCCTCCTTCACCATCGAGTTTGATGAATGCATGCCGGGCAAGATGAAAATCAAGGACCACGTCACCAAGTTCTCCTTCCGCCAGCCACGCAAGCTCCCCGGCAAGGAGGCGGCCATGACGACGCCCACCGAGGTGATGTCGGCAGAGAACAAGGTGGCTGATTGGCTGGTCCAGAGTGACATGAACCGGAGGAGATCTCGGACAGAAGACATGTACGGTGACCTGCCCGACCACAACAGGACTTCCGCAT GCCACCGCCATGAGAATGACAGCAACCCAGGGGACCCTGTTGTGAACGGGAGGCAGGTTTTACAGTCAGAGCCACCGATGGGGCCGCACACGTCGCTACCACCCGAGCTGTCCCCCTCTATACCCTTCACCCCGCCTGAGTCCTCAGAGCCTCTGTCCAGCTCCCCTCCAGAGTCTCGCTCCCCTGTCCAGAGCCAGGGCAAAGCAGACCTCAAGCAGGCTTTCGTCATTGAGTTCTTTGATGACAGTCCACGCAGGATCCGTTCGCAGTCCTTCAACACGGTTCCGCCTGACAGCCCGGACCTCAAGCACAAGCTGGAGAAGATATCAGGCCCTGGCACCCCCACTCAGCAATACACCGTTCCACTGAAGGATTCTGGTTCCGGCCCCCTGAGGGCCGGCTCCCTGAGGAGGGAGAAGACCGAGGATCGGATCAGTACCGGCTTCTCTTCGCGCTCTGCCTCCGTAACTCCCAGACCGTTTCGGAGTGTTGGCCGCAGGTCCAAACTGGCCCAGGATTTCAAGACTGAGTTCCTGAGAGTGTCCGGACAGGAGTCTAAACCGAGCATGAACACGACCTGGGAGAGGTCTTCCTCTGGGTCTCCGACGGCTAGCCCGCCTCCAACAGTGGTGGCGGCTGTTTCCCAGCAGACTCCACCaagcccccctcctccccctgtcccGTACTTGGCTCAGACCTCATCCCCTGTCCACCAAACTGTGGCCCTGAAAGCCCCTGTGATGCCGGTTGCCCTGCCCCCACATGAGCCCCCGCCCCCCACGGAGGTCGGAACCCCGAAAGGCCTGGGGAATGAGGAGGACGATACCCTGAGTGAAGCCGGCACTTACACAATTGAGACAGAGGTCCAGGataaggaggtggaggaggcgCGTAGCAAGATCAACCAG GTGTTTGGTGTTGAGGGCCCAGAGGAGCCCAGCCAGACTACTGCTGCAGCATATAAACCTATTAAGGCTCAGGACAGGGAGGAGCATAGACAGAGTAGCTCTGTGGATCTAAGACCAGCCCCAGGCCAGGGGCTGAGTCTGGTACAG GTGCCTGGGGGATCGAAGTGGGTTTCTCGTTGGGCCAGCCTGGCAGACAGTTACACGGACTCGTCCCTCGCTTCACACTTCTATAATATCCCCTCACAGATGGAGCTGTCCGAAG TCGGTGGGAGGGTGGCCCACCAGGAGAAACTCAGTCGGAACATCAACCCTGTGGACGTGGAGTGCCGGGGTTCCAGAACACGGCGGATTCTGCCCCAGGCGCCGTCAATGGAGAAGAACGATGCTTCTGCTCCCACCAATCCTGTCCATCAGGACAGATATTCGACCTATGATCTCAGAGAGAGGAGTTCCAGAGCCCCGCACCCAGACAAGGACCACCTCAAGCTGGCTGTCCAGAATGATCTGGATCCGGACAGTCTGAGTGAGTCGGATGATTGCTCCGTTGTGGAGCATAGGAAGACGCCCACACCGGAGAGAACCGACGGCAGTTCCACTCGGAGCAGAGAAGACGAGAGGCCAAGTTTTGCAGCCAAATCGACATCATTTTACATCGGCTCTGAGGAGACCGTTTCCAAACCGGGGCGGACATCCGTTCCCAATACACCCAAGGCTGAGAGAAAACAACCACCGTCTTCCAAGACGCCACAGTTCTCCACAGCCACCCTCACCAAACAATGGGTTGGACCCGACTCACAGAAGGCAGTCAAGCCCAACTCATCTGTTCCCAACCTGGAATGCCAGGTCAAAGTTATCCCTCAGCCCAAGGAGCTCTCAGTGTCTCTGGTCCGGCAGGAGAGCTTCACTAAGGACCGTCCCAGTGATGCTGCCCAGGTCACCAAACTCCCCCACATCTCAAGCCAGCCTCTTATGAGTTACACAGAACCTGCTGAGGCCTTCCAGGCTGTCGACAGTCACGACACCCACTCTTACCTCCAGGAGACCGCGGATGCTCTGTCTGCCCTGGAGGCCAAACTCCAGGCCCAGCCGCCTGACGGCGCTGCTCCACCCATCCACGACTCCCTGTCGGGCGAGTCCGACATGGACTCCGCCAGCACCGCCAGCCAACGCAGCAATCGGATTACTCCAGCGACTGGGTTCAAGAAGCCCTCTGTTACCAGTGGCCTTCAGAGGGAGAGATCCTCTGTCCAGGAGCCCAGTCGCCAGCCTTCAACCCGCTCTTCCACGTCAGAGAAGCCGCAGTTCCAGGGGTCAGGCAGTAACCGTGAGCTAGGCAGGAGGCTGGGGATAAGACGCTCTGTTGGTAAACCTGGCCCCGTGGACCTGGGTGACGACCTCCAGAGTTCCAGCTCGCCCAGGTGGCCCGACACTGCCTCCTCGGACCAGGAGCTCTCCCGACCCGCCGCGGACAAAAATACAGTGCAGAAAGAAGATCCCTCAAAGTCTTCCAGAGTGGCCCAGGCCCTGAGCCGCTCCAACAGTATGTCTGCCCCACGCCCCACCAGGGCCTCCATGCTCCGCCGGGCCCGCCTAGGAGATGCATCCGACACTGAGGCCACGGAGCCGGACAGGACCTCCCAGAACTCCCAGGAAGCCAATGGGACCGCTAGGGCCAGCCAAGACAGTAAAAAGCAGCTTTCCAGGCTGGACATGCTAGCTATGCCCCGGAAGAGGACCAGCTCCTTCACCACTCCCAGTGATACAGAGTCCCCCGCCCCCCGGACCGGCTTCTCCAACCGTAGCACAGAGTCCAGCGGCGGCTCTGGTCGTAAGGCCTCCACGGCCGTGCCGATCTCCAAGCCTGCGCTGGGCAGGGATCCCACGAAGCCCATCCCCCGGGGCCACTCCAGCAGTCTGAAATACACCAGCAGCACAGCCA GCTCCAGGCGACGACAGAAAGGTTCTGACTACACCTCCACTTCGGAGGAGGAGTATGACTCTGGTAACCAGACCGCCCCTAAACACaaacgctcacacacaccctcagcCTCCCGCTCCCAGCCCCTCATCCCCCTCCGCCCCAAACCCCGCCCCCGAGATTCAGACCAGGAGAGCCACGAAGGAGATGCCTACCAGAGCTGGTCCTCCCACAGTGCAGAGATAGCGAG ACTAAGTCAAGACCTGGCTAAAGATCTGGCCATCCTTGCCAGGGAGATCCATGATGTGGCTGGTGATGCTGATCCTCAGAGCTCCAATGGAGTGGAGGCCAACTCCTCTACCAAGACAACCCAGGAGGAG TTGGTCCATTCAGTCCCTGAGGCTGGTGTGAACTTCCAGAGAGTCCATAATGGGTCAGCTACAGGCAGGCCCCCTGACCAGATGATGAATAACCAGGAACACAAATCTATGCACGGAGGTTGGAACCAGGAAGAG GATTCTGTGGATGGTCTGATGTTGACTCCCCTATCCCAGATCTCTCTGGCTATTAGAGAAAACACAGAGCAACTAGCAGAGAAAATAAA GGTGCTATTCCATAACAAAGCAGACATTTGGGAGGAGATTGAAGCAAAGCTCAGTGCTGACAACGACATGCCCATCCTGAAAAGCTCAAACAAG GAAATCTCGTCTATTCTGAAAGAGCTCAGACGAGTTCAGAAACAACTTGAGG TCATCAACACTATAATTGAACCAAGTGTGTACCTTGAAACACCCGAAGCCTGCACTCCTAGGGCCCCCTCCTCAGCCGGGGTGAAGCCATCCAGGGCCCCGTCAAGAAACTGGAGTTCCTCAAGTTCCCAACGGGGTGGTGGCCCCCCTGCCAGCTCCAGGCCCAGTGAGAGCATCAAGAGGCTGGCTATGTCCTCAGAAACAGAAAGCTATGTGGTCTGA